From the genome of Triticum aestivum cultivar Chinese Spring chromosome 3B, IWGSC CS RefSeq v2.1, whole genome shotgun sequence, one region includes:
- the LOC123065577 gene encoding uncharacterized protein, with product MSTSAISSENSPPAAEQVDGVGIVQHSSEFYLADSTYCGLEPRSKHRCPRHQLIPACRVAWGGASTGRRFLGCPLDLPDECEWAVWVDPPPPERVGLAFEELHEVIEHSWIRSHHLEKRSIDLAKKNRALNKELKKMKEIMCIGTMLFASIFICFLAISMAVCAQNAH from the exons ATGTCGACGTCGGCCATCTCGTCGGAGAACTCGCCGCCGGCAGCCGAACAG GTGGATGGGGTAGGCATTGTTCAGCACAGCTCCGAGTTCTACTTGGCAGACTCGACATACTGTGGCTTGGAGCCGCGCTCGAAGCATCGTTGCCCGAGGCACCAGCTAATCCCGGCTTGTCGTGTCGCCTGGGGAGGCGCAAGCACTGGACGTCGTTTTTTGGGTTGCCCTCTGGAT TTGCCAGATGAATGTGAATGGGCAGTTTGGGTTGACCCACCACCTCCAGAACGTGTTGGTCTTGCCTTTGAAGAACTGCACGAAGTGATCGAACATAGCTGGATCAGAAGTCACCACCTGGAGAAGAGATCAATTGATCTTGCGAAGAAGAATCGTGCATTGAACAAGGAGTTGAAGAAAATGAAAGAAATTATGTGCATAGGGACAATGTTGTTTGCTAGCATTTTCATTTGTTTTCTAGCAATCTCAATGGCTGTCTGTGCACAGAATGCACATTAG